Proteins from a single region of Chitinibacter bivalviorum:
- a CDS encoding SufE family protein, whose translation MMNNTLPIDQRFEHPFGTRYDSNEIAKLLDQAYGWEAKNRLLVQLAKQLPEWPDSDKTPKHKVSGCESQVWLALEPIGAHWQIAADSDSRIVKGLLALVLSAFNQKSSTEIAAFDFENWLTERGMQRFLSASRGNGLKAIVNTIRNQT comes from the coding sequence ATGATGAACAACACTTTGCCTATCGATCAACGCTTTGAACACCCGTTTGGCACCCGCTATGACTCAAACGAAATAGCCAAACTACTCGATCAAGCATACGGTTGGGAAGCCAAAAATCGGCTCTTGGTGCAACTCGCCAAACAATTACCTGAGTGGCCAGACAGCGACAAAACCCCAAAGCATAAAGTCAGCGGCTGCGAGAGCCAGGTCTGGCTAGCCCTTGAGCCCATAGGCGCACATTGGCAAATCGCCGCAGACAGCGATTCACGCATCGTCAAAGGATTATTAGCCTTGGTTTTGAGTGCCTTTAACCAAAAATCGAGCACCGAAATTGCAGCATTTGATTTTGAAAACTGGCTCACTGAGCGAGGCATGCAAAGGTTCTTGAGTGCCAGCAGGGGAAACGGGCTTAAAGCCATTGTCAACACGATACGAAATCAAACTTAA
- a CDS encoding HDOD domain-containing protein: MMLRNIPATESERLIKNLIIPPRPVILEAIKRAQAADDPNFEEIAELINSDLTLSLAMLKTVNSPYYQLSQKISSVDQALQLLGLRNTCNLVEGIVLRQTLCIEHNDRMELFWEMATRIAMIAGRLAEHVHGITPEEAYTFGLFRSSGKAVMAARFPDYIDTLEKGDRFSRAEFIEYENHRYQTNHNVVGYLLSRAWYLPEDMQLATLNHHDFAVFDLHMDSEWHHVCTLIALTGLAEHILKMNIQQYEHPEWRAIEPLLLNHLALKLEEYEDIVDEVSTLL, translated from the coding sequence ATGATGCTACGTAATATTCCCGCCACCGAGTCAGAGCGACTGATTAAAAATCTGATTATTCCGCCACGCCCAGTCATTTTAGAGGCCATCAAGCGCGCACAAGCCGCCGATGATCCCAATTTTGAAGAAATTGCCGAACTCATCAATAGTGACTTAACGCTATCACTGGCCATGCTTAAAACAGTGAACTCGCCCTACTACCAGCTCAGCCAGAAAATTAGCTCGGTCGATCAAGCCTTGCAGCTACTTGGCCTGCGCAATACCTGTAATTTGGTTGAAGGCATTGTACTCAGACAAACCCTGTGTATTGAACACAACGATAGGATGGAGTTATTTTGGGAAATGGCGACCCGCATCGCGATGATTGCCGGGCGTCTAGCAGAACACGTACACGGCATTACACCCGAAGAAGCATATACCTTTGGCCTATTTCGCAGCAGCGGTAAAGCGGTGATGGCGGCTCGCTTCCCTGATTACATCGACACATTGGAAAAAGGTGATCGATTTAGCCGGGCCGAATTCATCGAATACGAAAATCATCGCTACCAAACCAATCATAATGTTGTCGGTTATCTACTGAGCCGTGCTTGGTACTTACCGGAAGATATGCAGCTTGCAACACTCAACCATCATGATTTTGCTGTCTTTGATTTGCACATGGATAGTGAATGGCATCATGTGTGCACATTGATTGCCCTTACTGGATTAGCCGAACATATTCTCAAAATGAATATCCAACAATATGAACATCCAGAATGGCGTGCGATTGAACCGCTCTTACTCAATCATCTGGCCCTCAAGCTAGAAGAGTATGAAGACATCGTCGATGAAGTTTCGACTCTTTTGTAG
- a CDS encoding heavy metal translocating P-type ATPase: MTAPTPCFHCASDCPDPIEFTIRYREHDQPACCAGCKAVADTILASGLASYYDQRTESASRTEPLPAEIREQLQLYDDFQLQSSFVQQVSDNIREAALILEGISCAACIWLNEQHLSKLPGVLSVSINYSTHRARVRWDDQQVKLSSILQHIAAIGYRAHPYDHERNEAQWEKQRKSALLRLWVAGLSMMQVMMFVIPIYMAPTGEIEDNWLTMMHWGSALLTLPVVLYSCWPFYVNSWRELRHGRAGMDLPVSIGVVAAFIASLYSLITAHGEIYFDSVSMFVFLLLGGRYLELQARRRAGAAAEMLVKLVPAFAHRLSHDHSLHETPVHRLKAGDLIVSKAGETIPVDGVVLDGRSEVNEAMLSGESRPIIKESGSSVVAGSLNLISALTIEVKSTGNNTRLGSMVRLLDQSLQEKPYLAQLADRVAGWFIFALLLIASACFLYWYRHDPIHALPHTVAVLVISCPCALSLATPAALTAATGHLAQIGLLLTRGNSLENLARVTDIVFDKTGTLTFGEPRLSQTIALAMFADEALPIAIALENRSEHPIAKAFQMDGKSNELIVTDFCNYPGGGIYGKINGEDYWLGSSNFISKTLGHQEFERTKAHESEGTIIYLADKNSMLAAFVLADQIRPEAKAVIDYLKTQHYQLHLLSGDQLPIANLVGEQLGIQNIRAAATPETKVAYIKALQAKGHRVLMLGDGVNDAPVLAMANVSIAMGEGVDIAQAAGDMILLNSQLETLPKALLLAKKCRKIIRQNLIWALAYNLAALPIAVAGLVTPWLASLGMALSSLLVVLNALRLLAPDQLKKAK, encoded by the coding sequence ATGACCGCACCTACTCCCTGTTTCCATTGCGCTAGCGACTGTCCAGACCCCATCGAATTCACGATACGCTATCGTGAGCATGATCAACCTGCGTGCTGCGCAGGATGCAAGGCAGTGGCCGACACTATTTTGGCCAGCGGCCTCGCCAGTTATTACGACCAAAGAACAGAAAGCGCTAGCCGCACCGAACCGCTACCTGCTGAAATTCGTGAGCAATTGCAGCTTTATGACGATTTTCAATTGCAATCTAGCTTCGTGCAGCAAGTATCAGACAATATCCGAGAAGCAGCTCTCATCCTTGAAGGGATTAGCTGCGCAGCGTGTATTTGGCTGAATGAACAACACCTTAGCAAATTACCCGGCGTTCTATCCGTCTCCATCAATTACAGCACGCACCGCGCTAGAGTTCGGTGGGACGATCAGCAAGTAAAACTATCGAGCATTTTGCAGCACATTGCCGCGATCGGTTATCGCGCACACCCATATGATCATGAGCGCAATGAAGCTCAATGGGAAAAACAGCGTAAATCGGCCTTGTTGCGCTTATGGGTTGCTGGATTATCCATGATGCAGGTGATGATGTTTGTCATCCCCATTTACATGGCGCCCACTGGTGAAATTGAAGATAACTGGCTCACCATGATGCACTGGGGTAGCGCCTTACTGACACTTCCAGTTGTGCTGTATTCATGCTGGCCGTTTTATGTGAATAGCTGGCGCGAGCTTCGGCATGGCCGAGCGGGCATGGATTTACCCGTGAGCATTGGGGTGGTTGCGGCTTTTATAGCCAGCCTATATTCATTGATTACCGCTCACGGAGAAATCTATTTCGATTCCGTATCCATGTTTGTGTTCTTGCTACTGGGCGGGCGATATTTAGAATTACAAGCACGCCGCCGCGCTGGCGCAGCGGCAGAAATGCTGGTCAAACTCGTACCTGCCTTTGCGCACAGGTTAAGTCACGACCATAGCCTGCATGAAACACCTGTTCATCGCTTAAAAGCGGGCGATCTCATTGTCAGTAAAGCGGGAGAAACAATCCCCGTTGATGGGGTCGTGCTCGATGGTCGCAGTGAAGTCAATGAGGCCATGTTAAGCGGAGAAAGCCGCCCAATCATCAAAGAATCCGGCTCAAGCGTAGTTGCAGGCAGTTTGAATCTGATCTCAGCTCTAACCATCGAAGTTAAATCGACGGGAAACAATACTCGCCTTGGCAGTATGGTGCGACTTCTCGATCAATCATTACAAGAAAAACCCTATCTTGCCCAATTAGCCGATCGCGTCGCTGGCTGGTTTATTTTTGCCTTACTACTAATTGCATCAGCGTGTTTTTTATACTGGTATCGACACGATCCAATTCATGCATTGCCACACACCGTCGCCGTGCTGGTCATCTCATGTCCATGTGCGCTTTCATTAGCAACCCCAGCGGCACTGACTGCAGCGACAGGGCATTTGGCACAAATTGGTCTTTTACTGACTCGCGGCAACAGCCTAGAAAACCTTGCGCGCGTCACAGATATTGTTTTTGACAAAACAGGTACCTTAACATTTGGCGAGCCGCGCTTAAGTCAAACCATAGCACTTGCAATGTTTGCCGATGAGGCCCTACCGATTGCAATCGCACTAGAAAACCGTTCCGAACATCCGATCGCGAAAGCCTTTCAAATGGACGGAAAAAGCAATGAGTTAATCGTTACGGACTTTTGCAATTACCCTGGCGGCGGTATCTACGGCAAAATTAATGGTGAAGATTACTGGCTGGGTTCAAGTAACTTCATAAGTAAGACACTAGGTCATCAAGAATTTGAACGAACAAAAGCGCACGAATCAGAAGGCACCATCATTTACTTGGCCGACAAAAATTCAATGCTCGCCGCATTTGTACTAGCAGATCAAATCCGGCCCGAAGCTAAAGCCGTCATAGACTACCTCAAGACTCAGCACTACCAATTGCACTTACTTTCTGGGGATCAACTCCCTATTGCCAATTTGGTTGGCGAGCAGCTTGGGATCCAGAACATTCGCGCAGCTGCCACTCCCGAAACCAAGGTCGCCTACATTAAAGCCCTGCAAGCCAAGGGACATCGCGTTTTGATGTTAGGTGACGGGGTAAACGATGCACCAGTGCTTGCGATGGCCAATGTATCGATCGCCATGGGTGAAGGTGTTGATATTGCCCAAGCCGCAGGCGATATGATTTTGCTGAATAGCCAACTTGAAACCTTACCCAAAGCACTATTACTTGCGAAAAAATGCCGCAAAATCATACGCCAAAACTTAATTTGGGCACTTGCATACAATTTAGCAGCGCTACCCATCGCGGTTGCAGGGCTTGTTACACCTTGGTTAGCAAGCCTTGGCATGGCGCTTAGTTCTTTGCTGGTTGTATTGAATGCACTCAGGCTGCTAGCTCCCGATCAATTGAAAAAAGCTAAATAA
- the ccoS gene encoding cbb3-type cytochrome oxidase assembly protein CcoS → MESLYLLIPLSLLIALGIGLIFWWFIRSGQTDDLEGPSWRILQDDDTTIESTTPGRTPQKKNPD, encoded by the coding sequence ATGGAAAGTCTTTATTTATTAATTCCATTATCGCTCTTAATTGCACTTGGAATTGGTTTGATATTTTGGTGGTTTATCCGCAGTGGGCAAACCGATGACCTAGAGGGACCCAGCTGGAGAATTCTTCAGGACGACGATACAACGATAGAATCAACCACGCCAGGACGCACACCACAGAAAAAAAACCCTGACTGA
- the ccoN gene encoding cytochrome-c oxidase, cbb3-type subunit I — MENQATYNYKVVRQFAIMTVVWGIVGMLVGVICAAQMFWPELNIGPYFHFGRLRPLHTNAVIFAFGGCGLFATSYYVVQRTCNVRLFCDKLAAFTFWGWQTVILLAAITLPLGYTSGKEYAELEWPIDLLITVVWVAYAVVFFGTLAKRKVKHIYVANWFYGAFILAVALLHLVNSAAMPVTAMKSYSAYAGAVDAMVQWWYGHNAVGFFLTAGFLGMMYYFVPKQAGRPVYSYRLSVVHFWALIFTYMWAGPHHLHYTALPDWTQSLGMVFSLILLAPSWGGMINGIMTLSGAWHKLRTDPILKFLVTALSFYGMSTFEGPMMAIKSVNALSHYTDWTVGHVHSGALGWVAMITIGAIYYLIPRLFGREQMWSVKLIEVHFWIATLGVVLYISSMWISGVTQGLMWRAINTDGTLTYAFIDAVKASYPYYFIRFLGGLMYLLGMCLMLYNVLRTVFDGKAVDAKIPAVAAHA, encoded by the coding sequence ATGGAAAACCAAGCCACATACAATTACAAAGTGGTGCGGCAATTTGCCATCATGACGGTCGTCTGGGGCATTGTCGGCATGCTGGTTGGCGTAATTTGCGCCGCCCAGATGTTCTGGCCAGAACTAAATATCGGGCCATACTTTCACTTTGGACGCCTTCGTCCATTGCACACTAATGCAGTTATTTTTGCTTTTGGTGGCTGTGGATTATTTGCGACCTCGTACTACGTCGTTCAACGTACCTGTAACGTACGCCTGTTCTGCGACAAATTAGCCGCTTTCACCTTCTGGGGTTGGCAGACAGTTATTTTGCTAGCTGCAATTACCTTGCCACTGGGGTATACCAGCGGCAAAGAATATGCAGAGTTGGAATGGCCAATTGATCTGCTGATCACCGTTGTATGGGTAGCGTACGCCGTTGTCTTCTTCGGTACCTTGGCAAAACGCAAAGTTAAGCACATCTATGTGGCCAACTGGTTCTACGGCGCCTTCATCCTTGCTGTTGCATTACTGCACTTGGTAAACAGTGCCGCCATGCCTGTTACAGCGATGAAATCGTACTCTGCCTATGCAGGTGCAGTAGATGCAATGGTTCAATGGTGGTACGGCCACAATGCGGTAGGTTTCTTCTTGACCGCAGGGTTCTTGGGCATGATGTACTACTTCGTTCCTAAGCAAGCAGGTCGCCCTGTGTATTCATACCGCCTGTCTGTGGTTCACTTCTGGGCATTGATTTTCACCTATATGTGGGCCGGCCCTCACCACTTGCACTACACAGCACTTCCCGATTGGACGCAATCTCTGGGCATGGTGTTCTCTTTGATTCTGCTAGCACCTAGCTGGGGCGGCATGATTAACGGCATTATGACCTTGTCTGGCGCATGGCATAAACTGCGCACAGATCCAATCTTGAAGTTCTTGGTTACCGCCCTCTCCTTCTACGGTATGTCTACGTTTGAAGGCCCAATGATGGCGATTAAATCTGTCAATGCACTGAGCCACTACACTGACTGGACTGTAGGTCACGTTCATTCTGGTGCTTTGGGTTGGGTTGCGATGATCACCATCGGTGCAATCTATTACCTCATCCCACGTCTGTTTGGTCGCGAACAAATGTGGTCGGTAAAATTGATCGAAGTGCACTTCTGGATTGCAACATTGGGGGTAGTACTTTACATCTCATCAATGTGGATTTCTGGTGTAACTCAAGGCCTGATGTGGCGCGCAATCAATACTGACGGCACATTAACTTACGCCTTCATTGATGCCGTTAAAGCGTCTTATCCGTACTACTTCATCCGCTTCTTGGGCGGCTTGATGTACCTACTTGGCATGTGCCTGATGCTTTACAACGTACTGCGTACTGTATTTGACGGCAAAGCCGTTGATGCAAAAATCCCAGCCGTTGCCGCACACGCCTGA
- the ccoO gene encoding cytochrome-c oxidase, cbb3-type subunit II: MNKIQKLIEENVVALIILTLLTVSVAMFVEILPLMFSKSVTQPIAGVKPYSALRLEGRDIYIREGCYNCHSQMIRPFRSETERYGHYSVAGESVYDHPFQWGSKRTGPDLARVGERYSDEWHRAHLMNPRDVVPESNMPAFAWLAVNKIDSTVTPKKMEALRKLGVPYTNEDIANASKEVEGKTEMEAVIAYLQGLGLALKNKR, translated from the coding sequence ATGAATAAGATTCAAAAATTGATTGAGGAAAACGTAGTGGCCCTCATCATCCTCACGCTCCTGACAGTGAGCGTGGCGATGTTTGTCGAAATTTTGCCACTGATGTTTAGTAAATCCGTGACCCAACCCATCGCAGGCGTAAAGCCATACAGCGCACTGCGCTTGGAAGGTCGTGACATTTACATTCGTGAAGGCTGCTACAACTGTCACTCACAAATGATCCGTCCTTTCCGTTCAGAAACTGAACGCTATGGCCACTACTCAGTTGCGGGTGAATCAGTGTACGACCACCCATTCCAGTGGGGCTCAAAACGTACAGGCCCTGATCTGGCACGTGTTGGCGAGCGCTACTCTGACGAATGGCATCGCGCCCACCTGATGAATCCACGTGACGTGGTGCCAGAATCAAACATGCCTGCTTTTGCTTGGTTAGCCGTGAACAAAATTGATTCAACGGTTACACCGAAGAAAATGGAAGCACTGCGTAAACTGGGCGTTCCATACACGAACGAAGACATTGCCAACGCCAGCAAAGAAGTTGAAGGTAAAACCGAGATGGAAGCGGTTATTGCCTATCTTCAGGGCTTGGGTCTTGCATTGAAAAATAAAAGGTAA
- a CDS encoding cbb3-type cytochrome oxidase subunit 3: MDLQNDVRIIVTVLGFILFVGICFWAYSKSSKQRFDEAAQQPFLDDDLPSSGKQS, encoded by the coding sequence ATGGATTTGCAGAACGACGTTCGTATCATAGTGACTGTATTGGGCTTTATTTTGTTTGTCGGCATTTGCTTTTGGGCCTACAGCAAATCAAGCAAGCAGCGCTTTGATGAAGCTGCGCAACAGCCGTTCCTCGACGACGACTTGCCGTCGTCGGGTAAGCAATCCTAA
- the ccoP gene encoding cytochrome-c oxidase, cbb3-type subunit III has translation MTDFTSGFWGPFIATVVILGIVFVSYLLITQMKVKLKKGEKAEVTGHKWDGDLEEYNNPLPGWWVGMFVLTIVFAIAYLWLYPGLVVFGNAKGWSQQGQHQEEVAKADAKYQALYDKYLAMPIPAVAQNKEANDMGKRLFQTYCVQCHGADARGAKGFPNLTDNDWLYGGKPEKIEETITKGRHGQMPAFGAVFGEEKVRDVANYVLKISGNPAFNDVRAERGAETFKQVCVACHGAEGKGNQDIGAPNLTDKTWLYGGSEATIVETVTNGRNNVMPAWKEFLGDGKVHLLSAYVYSLSQNQK, from the coding sequence ATGACAGACTTTACGAGTGGTTTTTGGGGTCCGTTTATTGCCACAGTGGTAATTCTCGGCATTGTGTTTGTCTCTTATCTGCTTATCACGCAGATGAAAGTCAAACTCAAAAAAGGCGAGAAAGCTGAAGTTACTGGCCACAAATGGGATGGCGACTTGGAAGAGTATAACAATCCGCTACCAGGCTGGTGGGTTGGTATGTTTGTGCTGACCATTGTTTTTGCCATTGCTTACCTGTGGCTTTACCCTGGCTTGGTCGTTTTTGGTAATGCAAAAGGCTGGTCACAACAAGGTCAGCACCAAGAAGAAGTTGCAAAAGCCGATGCTAAATACCAAGCCCTGTACGACAAATATCTGGCCATGCCTATCCCTGCCGTAGCTCAAAACAAAGAAGCAAACGACATGGGTAAACGCCTGTTTCAGACTTATTGCGTTCAGTGTCACGGTGCGGATGCTCGCGGCGCGAAAGGTTTTCCAAACTTGACCGACAATGATTGGCTCTACGGTGGAAAACCTGAAAAAATCGAAGAAACAATTACTAAAGGGCGTCACGGTCAGATGCCTGCATTTGGTGCTGTTTTCGGCGAAGAAAAAGTTCGCGACGTAGCAAACTATGTGCTGAAAATTTCTGGCAACCCAGCATTTAACGATGTTCGTGCTGAACGTGGCGCTGAAACATTCAAACAAGTTTGTGTGGCATGTCACGGAGCAGAAGGCAAAGGGAACCAAGATATTGGCGCACCTAACCTGACAGACAAAACTTGGTTGTACGGTGGCTCAGAAGCTACCATCGTTGAGACCGTAACAAATGGCCGCAACAATGTCATGCCAGCCTGGAAAGAATTCCTAGGTGATGGCAAAGTACACTTGCTGTCTGCCTATGTTTACAGCCTGAGCCAAAACCAGAAGTAA
- the ccoG gene encoding cytochrome c oxidase accessory protein CcoG, with translation MSQKLKDIPVNVVNVKDDGELEEVLLYSAHKKIYPRWINGFWNKWRIFFVLATQLFFYCIPWIQINGRQALLFDLVERKFYIFGLIFLPQDFIYLTALLLLSAFGLFAWTTIGGRLWCGYACPQTVYTEIFLWMEKWVEGDRAARIKLDNGPISARKLRLKATKHALWIAFALWTGFTFVGYFTPIHALWAELLALTITSTEAFWILFYGFATYGNAGWMREQVCKYMCPYARFQSAMFDADTLIISYDKERGENRGTRKKGIDYKSQGLGDCIDCTICVQVCPVGIDIRDGLQYECIGCAACIDACDEVMDKMQYPRGLIRYTTENALEHKYPEKDIHKQLLRPRVIMYAVLLSVILAVTGYSLFHRQPVKVNIERDRVALVREVEDGWLENTYRVQIQNASEKRHTYVISADGLDGMKVIAEGNGQFTLEPTATSDVSVRLQVAPEKAKAGSHEIHLIVKSLDDAAIAVREKATFIGRN, from the coding sequence ATGAGCCAAAAGCTAAAAGACATCCCTGTCAATGTAGTCAACGTTAAAGACGATGGCGAACTCGAAGAAGTATTGCTGTATTCTGCGCATAAAAAAATCTACCCGCGATGGATTAATGGCTTCTGGAACAAATGGCGCATTTTTTTCGTTCTAGCGACTCAGCTTTTTTTCTACTGCATCCCTTGGATTCAAATCAATGGTCGTCAGGCCTTATTATTTGATTTGGTCGAACGTAAGTTCTATATTTTTGGACTTATTTTCCTGCCACAAGATTTTATTTATCTCACCGCCCTACTCTTACTTAGCGCCTTTGGGCTGTTCGCCTGGACCACAATTGGCGGCCGCTTATGGTGTGGCTACGCCTGCCCACAGACCGTATATACCGAAATTTTTCTATGGATGGAAAAATGGGTTGAAGGTGATCGCGCGGCACGCATCAAGCTCGATAACGGTCCTATCAGTGCACGAAAATTGCGCCTAAAAGCAACAAAACACGCACTTTGGATCGCTTTCGCACTTTGGACGGGGTTTACCTTCGTCGGCTATTTCACACCAATTCATGCATTATGGGCGGAGCTACTTGCCCTCACGATTACGAGCACTGAAGCCTTTTGGATATTGTTCTACGGTTTTGCAACCTATGGGAACGCGGGTTGGATGCGAGAGCAAGTCTGCAAATACATGTGTCCCTACGCGCGTTTTCAAAGCGCCATGTTTGATGCTGACACTCTGATTATCAGTTACGATAAAGAACGAGGTGAAAATCGGGGCACACGTAAAAAAGGTATAGACTACAAGTCGCAAGGTTTGGGCGACTGCATCGACTGCACCATTTGCGTACAAGTCTGCCCCGTTGGTATCGATATTCGTGATGGCTTGCAATACGAATGCATCGGCTGTGCGGCCTGCATTGATGCTTGCGACGAAGTTATGGATAAAATGCAATATCCACGTGGACTCATCCGCTACACCACGGAAAACGCACTGGAACACAAATACCCGGAAAAGGATATTCACAAACAATTACTGCGGCCACGAGTCATTATGTATGCGGTACTGCTCAGCGTAATTTTAGCGGTTACAGGGTATTCGCTCTTTCATCGTCAACCCGTTAAAGTAAATATTGAGCGTGATCGTGTCGCCTTAGTGCGTGAAGTCGAAGATGGCTGGCTTGAAAACACCTACCGAGTGCAAATTCAAAATGCCAGCGAAAAACGGCACACCTACGTCATAAGCGCCGATGGTCTTGACGGCATGAAAGTCATCGCTGAAGGTAACGGTCAATTTACACTTGAACCAACCGCAACAAGCGATGTCTCAGTTCGCTTGCAAGTCGCTCCTGAAAAAGCCAAAGCGGGCAGTCATGAAATTCACTTAATCGTTAAATCTCTCGACGACGCTGCTATTGCAGTACGCGAGAAAGCTACATTTATTGGAAGAAATTAA
- a CDS encoding FixH family protein, translated as MDAKPWYKHPHVWLLITFPALAIIGGIYMAYLAYTNKDGLVSDNYYKDGQKINERIALDQKTAAQGITAQLLLGDDQQSIRVILNQAVEGELILKIAHPTRDGFDQTIELEPQAPMMFAGKADHVIAVQRWQVELADKKNNWRLAKEWQVLLGEPLLMQPSK; from the coding sequence ATGGATGCAAAACCCTGGTACAAACACCCCCATGTTTGGCTTTTAATCACCTTCCCTGCGCTGGCCATCATTGGTGGCATTTACATGGCTTACCTGGCTTATACCAATAAAGATGGTTTAGTCAGTGATAACTATTATAAAGATGGGCAAAAAATCAATGAACGAATCGCACTCGATCAAAAGACGGCAGCGCAAGGCATCACAGCACAGCTACTGTTAGGAGATGATCAGCAGAGCATTCGGGTGATACTCAACCAAGCGGTTGAGGGCGAGTTGATTTTAAAAATAGCGCATCCAACCCGAGATGGATTTGATCAAACCATTGAACTCGAGCCTCAGGCCCCAATGATGTTTGCGGGTAAAGCCGACCATGTTATCGCCGTACAGCGCTGGCAAGTTGAGCTGGCTGACAAAAAAAATAACTGGCGGCTAGCCAAAGAATGGCAGGTATTACTCGGAGAGCCTTTATTAATGCAACCTTCAAAGTGA
- a CDS encoding YjfB family protein, whose amino-acid sequence MDASLVSAASGAGAKEIAPLLVLRKAMDIQEQSVLTLLDSVPQVSASNNPPNLGQNIDVKA is encoded by the coding sequence ATGGATGCAAGTTTGGTAAGTGCCGCAAGTGGCGCCGGGGCGAAGGAAATTGCGCCTTTGTTAGTACTACGAAAAGCAATGGATATTCAAGAGCAAAGTGTGCTGACTCTGCTTGATAGTGTGCCCCAAGTGTCCGCAAGTAATAATCCGCCGAATTTAGGGCAAAACATCGATGTAAAAGCTTGA